The Phycisphaeraceae bacterium genome has a window encoding:
- a CDS encoding ABC transporter ATP-binding protein, which translates to MAHFWHFAKRMLRYRVTLFWAVVFAMLSAGGLGAGLMSLGPMMGLVLKTDAAGDVTGEDAAEPVGATVEGLAAKAMAYNAGGPTVAIPEWVVSMLPADRYHSVILIVVGLGILTVLGATANFLHQYLSMTVVAKTIAGVRRDCFRRVIHMPLARIVTRGPSDFVARIIRDAAELQGGLIALTSKAAAQVTKGMAAFLVALWFNWRLTFIALIVAPALAYVLRKVGKRIRRGTRGSLAAQEDLLRIASESLRGVRAVKASTGERTAAARFHHRNKQVVMQELRVRLARSLSGPLVETIAIFVIGALALIAAREIIEGDLAFNDFLLAIGSLAVAGSSFKPLTGLINEMQAASAPASRLLEILDEPRESSRDAQRPAMPRHRQSIEFRDVAFRYEGAEKPAIDHLSLTVAFGERVAIVGPNGCGKSTLLAMVPRLLRPTSGAVLIDGVDVQSYNLRSVRRQIGVVTQETVLFRGTVAENICFGAQHCTREQVINAARQAHADEFIRLLPDGYDTILAEQGASLSGGQCQRLAIARAILRDPSIMILDEATSQIDSESESLINRAISEFCQGRTALLIAHRLSTVLSADRIVVMDAGRIVDQGSHAALMARCELYQRLARHQLLGGEEPPTSGPLMVEDVIEEPGAAMKE; encoded by the coding sequence ATGGCCCACTTCTGGCACTTCGCCAAGCGCATGCTCCGCTACCGCGTGACCCTGTTCTGGGCCGTGGTGTTCGCCATGCTCTCAGCGGGCGGCCTGGGGGCGGGGCTGATGTCGCTCGGCCCGATGATGGGATTGGTGCTGAAAACCGACGCCGCGGGAGACGTGACCGGGGAAGACGCCGCGGAGCCGGTTGGGGCAACCGTGGAAGGGTTGGCCGCGAAGGCGATGGCCTACAACGCTGGCGGGCCGACCGTGGCCATTCCCGAGTGGGTGGTGTCCATGCTGCCGGCCGATCGCTACCACAGCGTCATCCTCATCGTGGTCGGTCTGGGCATCCTCACGGTGCTGGGGGCGACGGCCAACTTCCTGCATCAGTACCTGAGCATGACCGTGGTCGCCAAGACCATCGCGGGGGTGCGGCGGGACTGCTTCCGCCGCGTCATTCACATGCCGCTGGCGCGAATCGTGACGCGCGGGCCATCGGACTTCGTCGCCCGCATCATCCGCGATGCGGCGGAACTGCAGGGCGGGCTGATCGCCCTCACCAGCAAGGCGGCGGCCCAGGTGACGAAGGGAATGGCGGCATTCCTCGTCGCACTCTGGTTCAACTGGCGACTGACGTTCATTGCGCTCATCGTCGCGCCCGCGCTGGCCTACGTGCTGCGGAAGGTCGGCAAGCGCATCCGCCGCGGGACGCGAGGGTCGCTGGCGGCGCAGGAGGATCTGCTGCGCATCGCCTCGGAATCGCTCCGGGGCGTGCGCGCGGTGAAGGCCAGCACCGGCGAGCGGACCGCGGCGGCGCGTTTCCACCATCGCAACAAGCAGGTCGTGATGCAGGAACTCCGCGTCCGGCTGGCTCGATCACTCTCCGGTCCGCTGGTGGAGACCATCGCCATCTTCGTCATCGGGGCGCTGGCGCTCATCGCGGCGCGGGAAATCATCGAGGGCGACCTGGCCTTCAACGACTTTCTGCTGGCCATCGGCTCGCTGGCGGTGGCGGGCAGCTCGTTCAAGCCCTTGACGGGACTGATCAACGAGATGCAGGCGGCCTCCGCCCCGGCCTCGCGACTGCTGGAAATTCTCGATGAGCCGCGAGAGAGCTCGCGCGACGCCCAGCGGCCCGCCATGCCGAGGCATCGACAGTCCATCGAGTTCCGCGACGTGGCGTTTCGGTACGAGGGCGCGGAGAAGCCCGCGATCGATCACCTCTCGCTCACCGTCGCCTTCGGCGAACGCGTGGCCATCGTCGGTCCCAACGGGTGCGGCAAGTCCACCCTGCTGGCCATGGTGCCGCGTCTGCTCAGGCCAACCAGCGGCGCGGTGCTGATCGACGGTGTGGACGTGCAGTCGTACAACCTGCGATCGGTGCGGCGGCAGATCGGCGTGGTGACGCAGGAGACAGTGCTCTTCCGCGGCACGGTGGCCGAAAACATCTGCTTCGGCGCCCAGCATTGCACGCGCGAGCAGGTCATCAACGCCGCCAGACAGGCCCACGCCGACGAGTTCATCCGACTGCTGCCCGACGGCTACGACACGATTCTGGCGGAGCAGGGTGCGTCGCTCTCCGGCGGGCAGTGTCAGCGGCTGGCTATCGCGCGGGCGATTCTGCGCGACCCGTCCATCATGATTCTCGATGAAGCGACCAGCCAGATCGACTCCGAATCCGAATCGCTCATCAACCGGGCCATCAGCGAGTTCTGCCAGGGGCGGACCGCGCTGCTCATCGCCCACCGGCTCTCGACGGTGCTCAGCGCTGATCGCATCGTGGTCATGGATGCCGGCCGCATCGTCGATCAGGGCAGCCATGCGGCGCTCATGGCCCGCTG
- the aroA gene encoding 3-phosphoshikimate 1-carboxyvinyltransferase, which translates to MAFPADYTLPLDQLPDPLPIVPLSRPFDVTITPPGSKSITNRAYVLAALAKGESRIIRPLRSDDTDGLLQALCTLGANATWAPGETGDGSEDVLMTGVGGRFPRGGTVNLGDGGTPTRFMIACACLAAEPVVVDGSKRMRERPIAEGVQMLRQLGADIEYIEQEGRLPVRVTPSEKFRGGELTVGKTASSQFVSAVMLIASCLESGVTLHLGSEPTSGVYVALTCRVMSDWGSAVLDQFIQVSPSERWLPESLRLEHAPIEGHRYVVDLDASSAIYFLLAGALCPGSNLFIPINPYSAQPDLMVVEHVRAPGCRLESTHLGLEKAQEMDATDDAVDASYFPDGAMALAIASSLDCGPRTLTGLHTLRVKETDRIAALANELRKVGCEVETTEDSITIHPIPPERLRLLDTHGRDACATADPIIIETYNDHRMAMAFAVLGLRVPGIQIRNPACVRKSYPGFWGDFARLYQ; encoded by the coding sequence ATGGCTTTCCCCGCCGACTACACCCTGCCACTCGACCAGTTGCCCGACCCGCTGCCGATCGTGCCTCTGTCGCGGCCGTTCGATGTCACCATCACGCCGCCCGGCAGCAAGTCGATCACCAACCGGGCGTACGTGCTGGCCGCGCTGGCCAAGGGGGAGAGTCGGATCATCCGCCCGCTGCGCTCGGATGACACGGATGGGCTGCTTCAAGCCCTCTGCACGCTGGGTGCGAATGCGACGTGGGCGCCGGGCGAGACGGGAGATGGCTCAGAGGATGTGCTGATGACCGGCGTGGGGGGCCGCTTCCCGCGCGGTGGGACCGTCAACCTCGGCGACGGCGGCACACCCACGCGGTTCATGATCGCTTGCGCCTGCCTGGCCGCTGAGCCGGTGGTGGTGGACGGGAGCAAGCGCATGCGCGAGCGGCCCATCGCCGAGGGCGTTCAGATGCTGCGGCAACTGGGGGCGGACATCGAGTACATCGAGCAGGAAGGGCGACTGCCTGTGCGGGTGACGCCGAGCGAGAAGTTCCGGGGTGGCGAGCTCACAGTCGGCAAGACGGCGAGCAGTCAGTTTGTTTCGGCGGTGATGCTGATCGCGAGTTGCCTCGAGAGCGGAGTCACGCTGCATCTCGGCAGCGAGCCAACGAGCGGCGTGTACGTGGCATTGACCTGTCGCGTCATGTCCGATTGGGGCAGCGCTGTCTTGGATCAGTTCATTCAAGTCAGCCCGTCAGAACGCTGGTTGCCGGAATCTCTGCGTCTGGAGCACGCGCCGATCGAAGGTCATCGCTACGTGGTTGATCTTGATGCGAGCAGTGCAATCTACTTTCTGCTCGCGGGGGCGCTCTGCCCCGGCTCCAACCTGTTCATCCCGATCAACCCGTACTCCGCGCAACCCGATCTCATGGTGGTCGAGCACGTTCGAGCGCCCGGCTGCCGCCTGGAGTCGACTCATCTGGGGCTGGAGAAGGCGCAAGAGATGGACGCGACGGACGACGCCGTGGACGCTTCGTACTTTCCTGACGGTGCGATGGCCCTTGCGATCGCATCGTCGCTGGATTGCGGGCCTCGCACGCTCACCGGCCTCCACACCCTCCGCGTGAAGGAGACCGACCGAATCGCCGCGCTGGCGAATGAACTTCGCAAGGTCGGCTGTGAGGTTGAGACCACTGAGGACTCGATCACGATTCATCCGATTCCACCGGAGCGCCTCCGATTGCTGGATACTCACGGGCGGGACGCCTGTGCCACTGCCGATCCGATCATCATCGAGACCTACAACGATCACCGCATGGCGATGGCCTTCGCCGTGCTGGGTCTGCGCGTGCCCGGCATTCAGATCCGCAACCCGGCGTGCGTCCGCAAGTCCTACCCCGGCTTCTGGGGGGATTTCGCACGGCTGTATCAGTAG
- a CDS encoding co-chaperone GroES: MSKDHSKPEKAAPAAIETVEPIGKRVLIRKDEDRKHTKSGIHLPDKIEIPTLTGRIVAVSREVEANENYPIRRYDRILFNPKNSVPVDFEGDNRLFVIPVEDVVAVFRKG; this comes from the coding sequence ATGTCCAAGGACCACTCCAAGCCCGAAAAGGCCGCGCCAGCGGCGATCGAGACCGTCGAGCCGATCGGCAAGCGCGTCCTCATCCGCAAGGATGAGGATCGCAAGCACACCAAGTCGGGCATTCACCTGCCGGACAAGATCGAGATTCCCACGCTCACGGGGCGCATCGTGGCCGTCAGCCGCGAGGTCGAGGCCAACGAGAACTACCCGATCCGCCGCTATGACCGGATTCTGTTCAACCCAAAGAACAGCGTGCCGGTGGATTTCGAGGGCGACAACCGGCTCTTCGTGATCCCGGTGGAGGACGTGGTGGCGGTGTTCAGGAAGGGATAG
- a CDS encoding adenine phosphoribosyltransferase has translation MPQRLAHLIRDIPDFPKPGIVFKDITPLLRDAAGLALAVELMANPFRAAHIDAVVGAESRGFIFGTAIAQALSCGFIPVRKPGKLPWAKRSITYELEYGKDTLEIHADAVAAGQRILMVDDLLATGGTMKACCDLVEGLGGEIAGIAVLIELEFLRGRDRLAPRHVHSVLRY, from the coding sequence ATGCCTCAGCGACTGGCCCACCTCATTCGCGACATCCCGGACTTTCCCAAGCCGGGCATCGTGTTCAAGGACATCACGCCCCTGCTGCGCGACGCGGCCGGGCTGGCGCTGGCGGTGGAGCTCATGGCCAACCCTTTCCGCGCCGCGCACATCGACGCGGTGGTCGGGGCGGAATCGCGGGGATTCATTTTCGGAACCGCCATCGCCCAGGCGCTCTCGTGCGGCTTCATTCCCGTGCGCAAGCCGGGCAAACTGCCGTGGGCGAAACGCTCGATCACCTACGAGCTCGAGTACGGCAAGGACACGCTGGAGATTCACGCGGACGCCGTGGCCGCCGGGCAGCGGATTCTCATGGTCGATGACCTGCTGGCCACCGGGGGCACCATGAAGGCGTGCTGCGACCTGGTGGAGGGACTGGGCGGGGAAATCGCCGGCATCGCCGTGCTGATCGAACTGGAGTTTCTCCGTGGGCGCGACCGGCTGGCGCCGCGGCACGTACATTCGGTGCTGCGCTACTGA
- a CDS encoding polymer-forming cytoskeletal protein, whose product MADKDMQFGTVIGADASFKGDFKFDSAARILGSIEGSISSKGTVHVASGSTCKATITAKEVAVEGAIEGNVEATDRIELKPNGAIKGDIVAAKMTMADGASIDGYCRIGSNGKASTAAEVKPAAAQKAEPVRTR is encoded by the coding sequence ATGGCTGACAAGGACATGCAATTCGGCACGGTGATCGGGGCGGACGCCTCGTTCAAGGGGGATTTCAAGTTCGATTCCGCCGCCCGCATTCTGGGGAGCATCGAGGGCTCGATCTCCTCCAAGGGCACGGTGCACGTGGCCTCCGGTTCGACGTGCAAGGCGACGATCACGGCCAAGGAAGTCGCCGTCGAAGGCGCCATCGAGGGCAACGTGGAGGCGACCGACCGCATCGAACTCAAGCCCAACGGCGCCATCAAGGGCGACATTGTCGCCGCCAAGATGACCATGGCCGACGGGGCCTCGATTGACGGCTACTGCCGCATCGGCTCCAACGGCAAGGCCAGCACCGCCGCCGAGGTGAAGCCGGCTGCGGCCCAGAAGGCCGAGCCGGTGAGGACGCGCTGA
- a CDS encoding tRNA-binding protein, with amino-acid sequence MPTTPDQPSPETPHARAGLTPLDAFGLLDLRVGRVVRVEPNEQARKPSYKMWIDFGDPPSGLGVRQSSAQLTALYSPQTLVGKQVVAAVNLGVRRIAGFESQVLVLGLPDSSGNVVLLAPEREVPLGGRVF; translated from the coding sequence ATGCCGACGACGCCCGATCAGCCATCGCCAGAGACGCCTCACGCGCGTGCAGGACTTACCCCGCTGGACGCCTTCGGACTGCTCGATCTGCGCGTCGGGCGCGTGGTGCGTGTGGAGCCCAATGAACAGGCCCGCAAGCCCTCGTACAAGATGTGGATCGACTTCGGCGACCCGCCTTCGGGGCTGGGAGTGCGACAGTCCAGCGCCCAGTTGACAGCCCTGTATTCGCCGCAAACACTTGTGGGAAAACAGGTTGTGGCGGCAGTCAACCTGGGTGTACGGCGAATCGCGGGGTTCGAGTCGCAGGTCCTGGTGCTGGGGCTCCCCGATTCATCGGGAAACGTCGTCCTTCTTGCGCCGGAACGCGAAGTTCCTCTGGGCGGACGGGTGTTTTGA
- a CDS encoding Gfo/Idh/MocA family oxidoreductase has protein sequence MTHRLSNTPSGPSDNINRRAFVKASAAATIASLASSPLWARSGVHAGVRDSVRVGVIGCGGRGTGAAADALAAGENVQVHALADVFEHRLRGCRGELEKRGTRGMVRDDMCFTGFDAYKQLLQTDVDMVILATPPHFRPMHFEAAVNAGKHVFMEKPCAVDGPGVRRVLASAAVVDEKGLSVVAGTQRRHEASYLALIEQIRSGVIGEVVSARCWWNQGGLWVVEKTPQMSGMEWQVRNWLYFTWLSGDHIVEQHVHNLDVCNWVIGDHPVKCMGMGGRQVRTEAKYGNIFDHFAVEYEYPSGVVVASQCRQIDGCAGRVAEAFHGTKGRTLSSPGQAQVHGATSWRFPGRQRSPYEQEHVDLVASITGQSARLNEARNVAHSTLTAIMGRMSAYTGKEVTWEQALDSQEDLSPPSYEWMDIPVPPVAVPGQTPLR, from the coding sequence ATGACGCATCGCTTGTCCAACACGCCTTCCGGGCCGTCCGACAACATCAACCGCCGCGCCTTCGTGAAGGCCTCGGCCGCCGCGACCATTGCGTCGCTGGCCAGTTCGCCCCTGTGGGCGCGCTCCGGCGTCCATGCGGGGGTGCGCGATTCGGTGCGGGTCGGCGTGATCGGCTGCGGTGGACGCGGAACCGGGGCCGCGGCGGACGCGCTCGCCGCCGGCGAGAACGTGCAGGTTCACGCGCTCGCCGATGTCTTCGAGCATCGACTGCGCGGCTGCCGGGGTGAACTGGAGAAGCGGGGCACGCGAGGCATGGTGCGCGACGACATGTGCTTCACGGGCTTCGACGCCTACAAGCAGCTTCTCCAGACCGACGTGGACATGGTGATCCTGGCCACTCCCCCGCACTTCCGTCCCATGCATTTCGAGGCGGCGGTGAACGCGGGCAAGCACGTGTTCATGGAGAAGCCCTGCGCCGTGGATGGGCCGGGCGTCCGCCGCGTGCTGGCGTCCGCCGCGGTCGTCGATGAGAAGGGGCTTTCCGTCGTCGCCGGCACCCAGCGGCGGCACGAGGCGTCGTACCTGGCGCTCATCGAGCAGATCCGAAGCGGCGTGATCGGAGAGGTGGTCTCCGCCCGCTGCTGGTGGAATCAGGGCGGGCTGTGGGTGGTCGAGAAGACGCCGCAGATGTCCGGCATGGAGTGGCAGGTCCGCAACTGGCTCTACTTCACCTGGCTCTCTGGCGATCACATCGTGGAGCAGCACGTCCACAACCTGGACGTGTGCAACTGGGTGATCGGGGATCATCCCGTCAAGTGCATGGGCATGGGCGGGCGTCAGGTGCGCACGGAGGCGAAGTACGGCAACATCTTCGACCACTTCGCGGTGGAGTACGAGTACCCGAGCGGCGTGGTGGTTGCCAGCCAGTGCCGCCAGATCGACGGTTGCGCGGGCCGTGTGGCCGAGGCGTTTCACGGCACGAAGGGGCGCACCTTGTCCAGCCCCGGCCAGGCGCAGGTGCATGGCGCCACATCGTGGCGGTTCCCGGGTCGTCAGCGCAGTCCCTACGAGCAGGAGCACGTCGACCTGGTCGCCAGCATCACCGGCCAGTCCGCGCGGCTCAACGAGGCCCGCAACGTGGCGCACTCCACCCTGACGGCGATCATGGGACGCATGAGCGCCTACACCGGCAAGGAGGTGACGTGGGAGCAGGCCCTCGATTCGCAGGAGGATCTGTCGCCGCCGTCGTATGAGTGGATGGACATCCCGGTCCCGCCGGTGGCGGTGCCGGGACAGACACCGCTTCGGTAG
- the cysC gene encoding adenylyl-sulfate kinase, with protein sequence MAKQVATNITWHEGNVTREEREKNMGQKGCTLWMTGLSGSGKSTVAVALEQVLMQRGHHAYRLDGDNIRMGLNKNLGFSAEDRAENIRRIGEVAKLFADAGIITITSFISPYRADRDLVRKLHEEAKIPFFEIHVSCPIEEAEKRDPKGLYKKARAGQIKGFTGIDDPFEAPLKPELDLPTHRYSVAESVQVLLDLLSKHGVIRG encoded by the coding sequence ATGGCCAAGCAGGTCGCAACGAACATCACCTGGCACGAGGGCAACGTCACCCGCGAGGAGCGGGAGAAGAACATGGGCCAGAAGGGCTGCACCCTCTGGATGACGGGGCTGTCCGGCAGCGGCAAGAGCACCGTGGCGGTGGCGCTGGAGCAGGTGCTCATGCAGCGCGGCCACCACGCCTACCGCCTCGACGGCGACAATATCCGCATGGGGCTGAACAAGAACCTGGGCTTCTCCGCGGAGGACCGGGCGGAGAACATCCGCCGCATCGGCGAGGTCGCCAAGTTGTTCGCCGACGCCGGCATCATCACCATCACCTCGTTCATCAGTCCCTACCGGGCCGATCGCGACCTCGTGCGCAAGCTGCACGAGGAGGCGAAGATTCCCTTCTTCGAGATTCACGTCTCCTGCCCCATCGAGGAAGCCGAGAAGCGCGACCCCAAGGGGCTCTACAAGAAGGCCCGGGCCGGGCAGATCAAGGGCTTCACGGGTATCGATGACCCCTTCGAGGCGCCGCTCAAGCCCGAACTCGACCTGCCCACGCACCGGTATTCCGTGGCGGAGAGCGTGCAGGTGCTGCTCGACCTGCTCTCGAAGCACGGCGTCATCCGCGGTTGA
- the sat gene encoding sulfate adenylyltransferase → MSTASLVAPHGGTLVNRLVDSAAASQLKAKAGSLPKVTLSAKQACDLEMIAIGAFSPLTGFVGQKDFESVCRNTRLANGLVWSIPITLAVDEKTKAALKVGGQAALYHADGTLMAVMDVQEIYPHDKKLEIPNVFRTEDPAHPGVKAVLEEGDWLVGGPIHVITVTPERDKGEQFTEYRLPPAKVREAFIQRGWKTIAAFQTRNPIHRAHEYLTKCALEMTDGLLIHPLVGETKPGDIPADVRMECYKVLIEGYYNKNRTMLTVMPAAMRYAGPREAILHALVRKNYGISHFIVGRDHAGVGNYYGTYDAQQIFDQFKPEEIGLTILRFENTFYCKKTQGMASDKTTNSKPEDRVFLAGTKVRELLNAGQRPPAEFSRPEVADILIKWAQAQLQPA, encoded by the coding sequence ATGTCCACCGCGTCACTGGTCGCCCCGCACGGCGGCACGCTCGTCAACCGACTGGTTGATTCCGCCGCCGCTTCACAACTGAAGGCCAAGGCCGGGTCACTGCCGAAGGTGACGCTCAGCGCCAAGCAGGCCTGCGACCTGGAAATGATCGCCATCGGGGCGTTCAGCCCGCTGACGGGCTTCGTGGGACAGAAGGACTTTGAGTCAGTCTGCCGCAACACGCGGCTCGCCAACGGCCTGGTGTGGTCGATCCCGATCACCCTCGCGGTGGATGAGAAGACCAAGGCGGCGCTGAAGGTGGGGGGACAGGCCGCGCTGTATCACGCCGACGGCACGCTGATGGCGGTCATGGACGTGCAGGAGATCTACCCGCACGACAAGAAACTGGAGATTCCCAACGTCTTCCGCACCGAAGACCCCGCTCACCCGGGCGTCAAGGCGGTGCTTGAGGAGGGCGACTGGCTGGTGGGCGGGCCGATTCACGTGATCACGGTCACGCCCGAGCGCGACAAGGGCGAGCAGTTCACCGAGTATCGCCTGCCGCCCGCGAAGGTGCGCGAGGCGTTCATCCAGCGCGGCTGGAAGACCATCGCCGCGTTCCAGACCCGCAACCCCATCCACCGCGCCCACGAGTACCTCACCAAGTGCGCCCTGGAGATGACGGATGGCCTGCTCATCCACCCGCTGGTGGGCGAAACCAAGCCCGGCGACATCCCGGCCGACGTGCGCATGGAGTGCTACAAGGTTCTGATCGAGGGGTACTACAACAAGAATCGCACCATGCTGACGGTGATGCCCGCGGCCATGCGCTACGCGGGTCCGCGCGAGGCGATCCTGCACGCTCTGGTCCGCAAGAACTACGGCATCTCGCACTTCATCGTGGGCCGCGACCACGCCGGCGTGGGCAACTACTACGGCACGTATGACGCTCAGCAGATCTTTGACCAGTTCAAGCCGGAGGAGATCGGGCTGACCATCCTGCGATTCGAGAACACCTTCTACTGCAAGAAGACGCAGGGCATGGCCAGCGACAAGACCACCAACAGCAAGCCGGAGGACCGCGTCTTCCTGGCGGGCACCAAGGTGCGCGAACTGCTCAACGCGGGACAGCGTCCGCCCGCCGAGTTCAGCCGCCCGGAGGTGGCCGACATCCTCATCAAGTGGGCCCAGGCGCAGCTCCAGCCGGCGTGA
- a CDS encoding serine acetyltransferase, which produces MAVERLAASILHDPRTRHLSTAYLPHRHEVLAVLERLVWLMFPGFVGPRELSVDTIRDHVARVTGEIAEGLVRQVSASLRYAEGVEQGGRNFAERSARCDDKAAAVVGRFLDRLPEVRRLLSLDVQAAFDADPAARHTDEVIFSYPGIRALTIHRLAHELHRLDVPLIPRIMAEHAHSETGIDIHPGARLGESCFIDHGTGVVIGETAVIGRHCRLYQGVTLGAKSFPKDARGRAVKGVKRHPTLEDHVTVYAGATILGGDTVVGAGSIVSGGVFLTQSVPPGTVVGAPKSDIRTRNNPETPPGSYEI; this is translated from the coding sequence ATGGCCGTGGAGCGTCTCGCGGCGTCGATTCTCCACGATCCGCGGACGCGACACCTCTCGACGGCCTATCTGCCCCATCGTCACGAAGTGCTGGCGGTGCTGGAGCGCCTGGTGTGGCTCATGTTCCCCGGGTTCGTCGGGCCCCGGGAGTTGTCGGTTGACACGATCCGCGACCACGTCGCACGAGTCACGGGTGAGATCGCCGAAGGTCTCGTCCGACAGGTTTCCGCCTCGCTGCGCTATGCCGAGGGTGTGGAGCAGGGTGGACGGAACTTCGCCGAACGCAGCGCCAGGTGCGACGACAAGGCGGCGGCGGTGGTGGGGCGCTTCCTCGACCGCCTGCCGGAGGTGCGTCGGCTGCTTTCTCTCGACGTGCAGGCGGCCTTCGACGCCGACCCCGCAGCAAGGCACACCGATGAGGTCATCTTCAGTTATCCCGGCATCCGGGCGCTGACCATCCATCGTCTGGCCCACGAACTGCACCGCCTGGACGTGCCGCTCATTCCACGCATCATGGCGGAGCACGCTCACTCGGAAACGGGAATCGACATTCATCCCGGCGCGCGCCTCGGCGAATCGTGCTTCATCGACCACGGCACGGGCGTGGTGATCGGCGAGACGGCGGTGATCGGGCGGCACTGCCGTCTGTACCAGGGCGTGACGCTCGGGGCCAAGTCGTTCCCCAAGGACGCCCGCGGCCGAGCCGTAAAGGGTGTCAAGCGGCACCCGACGCTGGAAGACCACGTGACGGTGTACGCGGGGGCGACGATCCTGGGCGGGGACACGGTGGTGGGGGCGGGGTCGATCGTGAGCGGCGGGGTGTTCCTGACGCAGTCCGTTCCGCCGGGGACCGTGGTGGGGGCGCCGAAGTCCGATATCCGAACGCGCAACAATCCGGAAACGCCGCCGGGCAGTTACGAGATCTGA
- the cysK gene encoding cysteine synthase A, giving the protein MRHGCVYDSIIRTVFNTPLVQLRRLVPPDHARVLVKCEFFNPMASVKDRIAEAMISRAEHDGILHPHTHIIEPTSGNTGIALAFVCASRGYRLTLTMPESMSIERRVLLRSLGANLVLTPAVEGMPGAVERARQLVETETDAWMPQQFDNPANPAIHESTTGPEIWADTAGQVDMLVTGVGTGGTITGVTRFIRRHKPGFQAIAVEPAASPVISGGRPAPHRIQGIGAGFIPTNLDTTLLNGVETVSNDDAYLWARRLAKEEGIFAGISSGAHVCAAARVAARPENKGKTIVTIIASFGERYLSTPLFEGLAG; this is encoded by the coding sequence ATGCGGCACGGCTGCGTCTACGACTCCATCATCCGCACCGTCTTCAACACGCCGCTCGTCCAGTTGAGGCGGCTGGTTCCGCCCGACCATGCCCGCGTGCTCGTCAAGTGCGAGTTCTTCAACCCCATGGCCAGCGTGAAGGACCGCATCGCGGAGGCCATGATCTCGCGCGCCGAACACGACGGGATTCTTCATCCCCACACGCACATCATCGAACCCACGTCCGGCAACACCGGCATCGCCCTGGCCTTCGTGTGCGCCAGCCGCGGCTACCGGCTGACGCTCACCATGCCCGAGTCGATGAGCATCGAGCGCCGCGTCCTCCTGCGCTCGCTCGGCGCCAACCTGGTGCTGACGCCCGCCGTCGAGGGCATGCCCGGCGCCGTCGAGCGGGCGCGCCAGCTGGTCGAAACCGAAACCGACGCCTGGATGCCCCAGCAGTTCGACAATCCCGCCAATCCCGCCATTCATGAGTCCACCACCGGACCGGAGATCTGGGCCGATACCGCGGGACAGGTGGACATGCTCGTCACCGGCGTGGGCACCGGAGGCACCATCACCGGCGTCACCCGGTTCATCCGGCGTCACAAGCCCGGCTTCCAGGCCATCGCCGTGGAGCCCGCCGCCTCGCCGGTCATCTCAGGCGGCCGGCCCGCTCCCCACCGCATCCAGGGCATCGGCGCGGGCTTCATTCCGACGAATCTTGACACCACACTGCTCAACGGCGTCGAGACCGTCAGCAACGACGACGCCTATCTGTGGGCGCGTCGGCTGGCGAAGGAGGAAGGCATCTTCGCCGGCATCAGTTCGGGGGCGCACGTCTGCGCCGCCGCCCGCGTGGCGGCCAGACCGGAGAACAAGGGCAAAACCATCGTCACCATCATCGCCAGTTTCGGCGAGCGGTATCTGTCAACCCCCCTCTTTGAG